The genomic window CTCGTCGAAACCACGCAGTTTGAGGCCCCGTTCAACCACAAGTAACCAACACAAACAAGACCTTCGAGACAAAGAGAcgcagaaaagaaagaaaataCATTAACCCATCAACCCTTATGTATCTCACAAGTTCAAAGCTCTCATCATGTACCGTGTTCCATAGTCCCGactcatcttcatcaccaccaactacAGCTtagccctctccctcctctccctctcctcccactccctctcccccctccaattcctccacaacccccaccccccaacaaccaacgCCAACGGAGGACAAACCcacaaaacccacccccaccacctcgggctccccctctccacctcctccataaccctcctcaactccctcttCAGATCGTCCTTATCCCCATCattccaaaccaccacccccccaccaaaagccGCCCTCTCAACCTTtttcatcacccccccctgACTCCTAACCCGATTCTCCGCATCCTCCCTGCTCAAATGCCCATCccgcctcatcaacctctccatctgaacctcctcatcccttACCCCAACAACCATAACCTGTCCCACATACCGATCAAGCTTACTCTCAAACAACAACGGCacatccaacaccaccgccctttTCCCTTTGACAtactccctcaccacagccCAAAACATGGCCTTCCTCACAGCAGGGTGCACAATCCCGTTCAGCACCCCCCTGTCCTTCGCCCTCTCCGGACTAGTACCgaaaaccctcctcccgaGCGCAGGTCGGTTCAACGGGCGGCCTTTTCCGTTTGGTCCATTCTCCGGCATGTCCTCTGACACGGGGACGAGTAAGTCGGGTgtgctggggaggaagtGCTTCACAATGGCATTGTAACCCGGCGTGCCCGGCTCGACGACCTGGCGGGCGATCAGGTCGgcgtcgatgatggggaggttgtagGGTGGCTGCGATAAAAGGGAGGAAACGGTTGATTTGCCCGTGGCTATCGAGCCCGTGAGGCCTATGAGCAGCATTTTTGGCAAAGTTTCTTTCTTTAGTGACTTTTTGGTGAATATGAAATTGATGATAGGGGTTGTGAGATAATGGCAAGAGTTGATGAATGAGTACAAGTTTCGGTATATGTGAACTAATAAAATGGGAAGCGGGTTTCGTTAGCCAGTGCCCATGGCAATCGTATGATGatgcggggaggaggatcctcttcttcctccaacaccttTTTGCCGAGCTTCTCCAAGCTGCTTCCCCCGATTCAATCGACAGCCTTGGCACAAGAGGTAAAACCCGCCTTCGTCATCGCAAACGGACAATGGCGTGCCCGGCACTAACACTTTCACCCCAATTCCCCTACCAAAAACTGTTAAGATCCCGCCAAGCCGGGTCAAATCTGGGGTTCGCTTTGCATGTGACATCTGTGGCGTGCTGTCAGGGGCCCTTGGCCTTCTGTAGCGGCCCACTTTCAGCCTCACAGCTCCGTTTTTGACCTCCTTCAACCTTCACATCTTCACCAGGCACTTCACAGAGCTTAGAAAAATATCAAAGGAATGTATTGAGCCGTATAAAACCAGCGCAGAAACCATCCCATAAACACCAGCGATAAAGAACCGTTGCCCATTCCCTTTAGTACCATCGCCAAACCGAAAAGCACCCATGCCCATCCCATGATACTATTTCCATCCATCTAAAAGATGACCATCCATGAGACCCTGACGTGAACTCAATCCTGTACCATCTAGAGGAAATTATTGAACCGACTAGATTAAATAAAGGCAACGCAGCCAAAAGAGATCTGCCTCAAAGACAGCAGATTGTTCGTCAAAGGCATCGCTAACAACACCAGCTCGTTAGCCAACGTGCTCCACAGTCAACACCAAAGTATACTCACCTCTAGACATCAGGAGGAGCCTCAAGACGCTTGGCATAAAACCAACCATCCCTCACATACCACTTGTGCTTGAGCCGATCAATCTGACGGCGCTGGTAGAGACCCCAATggccatccacctcctccacccaccactcCTTGTACGGGTCCCTGTTGGCCGGCATAAAGTCCTGAGGCTCGAAACATCCCTCCTGCTTGGCATGCTCAATGTCAGCAGCCAATCGCTCGCTCTGAGTGAGGCCAATGCTCAAGGCAGGCTCAAAGTGGACGTGAGGAGGCTGCGCACCAGGAGTTGGGCTACCAGGGAAAGCTTGGTGGCAGTGACCGTTCGGCATCTGCATCAACGGATTCATGCCAGGCTGCATCCGAGAGTAGGCAATGCCGGCGCCGGGGAAGCTGGGCGGAATGGGACCACCTTGAGGGCCAAACATGCCCATGGCAGGCATACCAGCGCCGGGCATGGCGGGCATGGTGACGCCGGCGGGGGACAACACCACAGGTCCCTGAGGACCCATCATGTAGCCTCCTTGGAGGGCGTAACCACCCATCTGGCACAAGGGAGTGTCTTGACCGGTGACCTGTGAAAAACTTGATTAGCAGCTGTCGCACAAAATCTGACTTGAAAAGCACATCAAAGACCACTCGGTCGCCTGTTCGATGACTGAATCGAAACAAAAAGTCGGAAACTGCTGGCGTCAATTACCTGAGGAAAACCAGCAGCCGGGCCAGCGAAATAAGCCATGCTAGGGGGATCCCGACGAGGGATGTACGTCTGGGTCATAGGTCCAAACTGGGTGGAGGGCAGCTGGGGCTGAAAGTGAATCCCATTGGGGTTCAGGACAGGAGGGGCAGCCGGGAAGGCACGCATTGAGCGTAGAGGGGTGGTCGGCCTGGCGCCATTGCTGCCGTTCTGGTCATCTTGTTCCGACTTCATCTTGCTGGTAAAAGGACTCGCCTGCGGATGGGGTGGGAAATCGAGGTCGAAGCGAGCCCTTTTATGAGGAATCAAGCCGACAGCTGGGGCAGGAGCTGCTCCCATAGGCTGCCGGGCCGCACCTGTGCCCTCATCGTACCCATCTGGTTTGCGTTTGAGGCTGATAATCTCCGCCCCCAATAATTCCATTTTTTCGATCCACCTCCCCGCTCTCCCCATCTCTGATGGCCATCTCCCGTTCAAAATCATCTGCCGCGTCTTGAACTACATATCCCAAGACTTTATGTTCAAGCTTGGTCGGGAGCGCATCGGGGTTCTTGGTGAGCCCTTCAAGTCTGAGGTTCAGTATCTCGCAACCAGTAGCTAGGTGGTCAATGGTATCAGAAAGCTTGGCGAGGAGCTCATTCTGTTCTTTGATTTGGTCGGCAGAATCGTCGTCCTTGTTCGGCCCAGAGGCGGGGCCTCCTATGGTGAGCATTTTGAATGTGTGGCGATCGCCGGTTGTGTGGGTGTTGCGCCGATACAAAAGTCGACAGGACCGCAGAAGTCGGTGATCTTTTTATCCTCAACAATAACACCCCCATTCACTTGAGCAGGTCCTCAATTGCTCCAGGAGCTCACTTGAGCCTTGGCCATTGGAAATTATTGTGGGTTCAACCTGGCCATCTTCACTCACTGGCTTCAGTGCTCAACTTGCTCTCCCAGCCGCCTGGAGGTGCCAGCTGGGAGCAACTAACCCTTATCAACACCGCGTACGTACCGTATCTCGAAGAATCCACATGTTTCTGGTGCGGCTCCAGTGCCAGTGGTAGCGTTGGGGATTGCTACGCTGGTTGCTCCCGCGTTCGTGGGTTGTCTTGGTGATTGGCCAGCAGGGGAGGCACATGTCGTCGAAGTGAGTGGATGGTTCGGGTTGGATCAAATGTGAATTTTGAAGACTCTACTTGGGTgcggagaagagaaaggagaCAAATCCTCAGGACGACCTCAGATCACAAGACAGAGCACAGTGCGGAGATCAGCCAGCAAGGAAGGCACCACGGGAGCAGTCAGGTCTTGGTCACACCGGCCAGCGAGTATCGTATGTTGTCGCTGATAGCACTGTGTAGTCATCAAGCTGTTCAGAGGGCCATTT from Podospora pseudoanserina strain CBS 124.78 chromosome 7 map unlocalized CBS124.78p_7.2, whole genome shotgun sequence includes these protein-coding regions:
- a CDS encoding uncharacterized protein (EggNog:ENOG503PEX9), which produces MCLPCWPITKTTHERGSNQRSNPQRYHWHWSRTRNMWILRDTFKTRQMILNGRWPSEMGRAGRWIEKMELLGAEIISLKRKPDGYDEGTGAARQPMGAAPAPAVGLIPHKRARFDLDFPPHPQASPFTSKMKSEQDDQNGSNGARPTTPLRSMRAFPAAPPVLNPNGIHFQPQLPSTQFGPMTQTYIPRRDPPSMAYFAGPAAGFPQVTGQDTPLCQMGGYALQGGYMMGPQGPVVLSPAGVTMPAMPGAGMPAMGMFGPQGGPIPPSFPGAGIAYSRMQPGMNPLMQMPNGHCHQAFPGSPTPGAQPPHVHFEPALSIGLTQSERLAADIEHAKQEGCFEPQDFMPANRDPYKEWWVEEVDGHWGLYQRRQIDRLKHKWYVRDGWFYAKRLEAPPDV
- the CAB5 gene encoding Dephospho-CoA kinase cab5 (COG:H; EggNog:ENOG503NWXJ; BUSCO:EOG09264E6Z), whose amino-acid sequence is MLLIGLTGSIATGKSTVSSLLSQPPYNLPIIDADLIARQVVEPGTPGYNAIVKHFLPSTPDLLVPVSEDMPENGPNGKGRPLNRPALGRRVFGTSPERAKDRGVLNGIVHPAVRKAMFWAVVREYVKGKRAVVLDVPLLFESKLDRYVGQVMVVGVRDEEVQMERLMRRDGHLSREDAENRVRSQGGVMKKVERAAFGGGVVVWNDGDKDDLKRELRRVMEEVERGSPRWWGWVLWVCPPLALVVGGWGLWRNWRGEREWEERERRERAKL